The proteins below come from a single Geobacillus thermoleovorans genomic window:
- the aroH gene encoding chorismate mutase, with protein sequence MIRGIRGAITVDRNDAEEIVAATETLLREMIRANDVAASDVSFVLISVTDDITAAFPAQALRRLDGWTYVPVMCTREIPVPGSLPRCIRVMMTVATEKQQEEICHVYLKGAVVLRPDLSLTKKTEM encoded by the coding sequence ATGATTCGCGGCATTCGCGGAGCGATTACAGTGGATCGAAATGACGCCGAGGAAATCGTGGCGGCAACTGAAACGTTGCTTCGTGAAATGATCCGCGCAAACGATGTCGCCGCTTCTGATGTGTCGTTTGTGCTCATTTCCGTCACCGACGACATCACCGCCGCGTTTCCGGCGCAGGCGCTGCGCCGTTTGGACGGCTGGACATATGTGCCGGTCATGTGCACGAGGGAAATTCCGGTGCCCGGTTCATTGCCGCGCTGCATTCGCGTCATGATGACGGTGGCGACTGAGAAACAGCAAGAAGAGATCTGCCACGTGTATTTAAAAGGGGCGGTCGTGCTGCGCCCGGATTTGTCGTTGACAAAAAAAACAGAAATGTAA